Proteins co-encoded in one Paraburkholderia terrae genomic window:
- the tpx gene encoding thiol peroxidase has translation MSQVTLGGNPIEVAGKFPSVGQAAPAFSLVGKDLKPLTLADFAGKRKVLNIVPSLDTPTCATSTRKFNEAAAKLSNTAVIVVSGDLPFAASRFCTTEGIENVVTASTFRGHEFAQAYGVDVTSGPLTGLTARAVVVVDENDKVVHAELVSEIKNEPNYDAALAALK, from the coding sequence ATGAGTCAAGTCACGCTGGGTGGCAACCCGATCGAAGTCGCTGGCAAGTTCCCGTCCGTGGGCCAGGCAGCGCCTGCCTTCTCGCTGGTCGGCAAGGATCTCAAGCCGCTGACGCTCGCCGACTTTGCGGGCAAGCGCAAGGTGCTGAACATCGTCCCGAGCCTCGACACGCCGACCTGCGCAACCTCCACGCGCAAGTTCAACGAAGCCGCCGCGAAGCTGAGCAACACAGCTGTGATCGTCGTGTCGGGCGACCTGCCGTTCGCGGCTTCGCGCTTCTGCACGACGGAAGGCATCGAAAACGTCGTGACGGCATCGACCTTCCGCGGCCATGAGTTCGCGCAGGCGTACGGCGTCGACGTGACGAGCGGTCCGCTGACGGGCCTGACGGCCCGCGCCGTGGTCGTCGTCGACGAAAACGACAAGGTCGTACACGCCGAGCTCGTCAGCGAAATCAAGAACGAGCCGAACTACGACGCAGCGCTCGCCGCGCTGAAGTAA
- a CDS encoding carbohydrate kinase family protein: MATLICGSLAYDNIMTFEGRFREHILPEQVHILNVSFLVPTMRREFGGCAGNIAYSLHLLGGDAHIMATLGAVDAQVYIDRLDSLGLSKTHVRVLPDTYSAQAMITTDLENNQITAFHPGAMMQSHLNRADQPGVTLGIVAPDGFDGMIQHSEQFAAAGTPFIFDPGQGLPLFDGASLRRMIELATYVAVNDYEAALVSNKTGWSIEEIASHVDALIVTRGEHGAQIHHAGGIEEIPAVKAKQVLDPTGCGDAFRGGLLYGIEKGLGWATTGRLASLMGALKIEHQGPQNYAPSRAEINERFKQAFGYELPQGA; encoded by the coding sequence TTGGCTACGCTGATTTGCGGCTCGCTCGCCTACGACAACATCATGACCTTCGAAGGGCGCTTTCGGGAGCACATCCTGCCGGAGCAGGTCCACATCCTGAACGTCAGCTTCCTCGTGCCGACGATGCGCCGCGAGTTTGGCGGCTGCGCGGGCAATATCGCCTACTCGCTGCATCTGCTCGGCGGCGATGCGCATATCATGGCGACGCTCGGCGCCGTCGATGCGCAGGTGTACATCGACCGTCTCGACTCGCTCGGCCTGTCGAAAACGCACGTGCGCGTGCTGCCCGACACGTACTCGGCGCAGGCGATGATCACGACCGATCTCGAGAACAATCAGATCACGGCATTCCACCCGGGCGCGATGATGCAGTCGCATCTGAACCGCGCGGACCAGCCTGGCGTAACGCTCGGCATCGTCGCGCCGGATGGCTTCGACGGCATGATCCAGCACTCCGAACAGTTCGCGGCGGCGGGCACGCCGTTCATTTTCGATCCGGGCCAAGGGCTGCCCCTCTTCGACGGCGCGTCGCTGCGCCGCATGATTGAACTTGCCACCTACGTCGCAGTCAATGATTACGAAGCTGCGCTGGTGAGCAACAAGACGGGCTGGTCGATCGAAGAGATCGCGAGCCACGTCGACGCGCTGATCGTGACGCGCGGCGAACACGGGGCGCAGATTCACCACGCAGGCGGCATCGAAGAGATTCCGGCCGTCAAGGCAAAGCAGGTGCTGGACCCCACGGGTTGCGGCGATGCGTTCCGGGGTGGTCTGCTGTACGGCATCGAGAAGGGTCTGGGCTGGGCGACCACCGGCCGTCTCGCGAGCCTGATGGGCGCGCTCAAGATTGAACATCAAGGGCCGCAGAATTATGCGCCGTCGCGCGCGGAGATCAACGAACGGTTCAAGCAGGCATTCGGTTACGAACTGCCGCAGGGCGCCTGA
- a CDS encoding ribonucleotide-diphosphate reductase subunit beta, whose amino-acid sequence MLNWDDEITAVTPSSASQQNVLRNAAGTAVGSQVETRSAHQAPSAQNIFANDFAVAPLAEINSPAVASEARVNVADKRIINGQTDVNQLVPFKYKWAWEKYLSGCANHWMPQEINMSRDIALWKDPNGLTEDERRVVKRNLGFFVTADSLAANNIVLGTYRHITAPECRQFLLRQAFEEAIHTHAYQYIVESLGLDEGEIFNAYHEVKSIRDKDEFLIPFIHTLTDPAFKTGTLEADQKLLKSLIVFACVMEGLFFYVGFTQILALGRQNKMTGAAEQYQYILRDESMHCNFGIDLINQIKLENPHLWTAEFRAEIREIFKHAVDLEYRYAEDTMPRGVLGLNASMFKSYLRFICNRRCQQIGLDPLFPNEENPFPWMSEMIDLKKERNFFETRVIEYQTGGALSWE is encoded by the coding sequence ATGCTCAACTGGGATGACGAGATCACTGCCGTAACTCCCTCGAGTGCTTCGCAACAAAACGTGTTGCGCAACGCTGCGGGAACGGCCGTCGGTTCGCAAGTCGAAACGCGTTCCGCTCATCAAGCTCCCTCGGCTCAAAACATCTTCGCGAACGACTTCGCAGTCGCTCCGCTGGCAGAGATCAACTCGCCGGCAGTCGCTTCCGAAGCGCGCGTGAATGTCGCCGACAAACGCATCATCAACGGCCAGACTGACGTCAATCAGCTCGTGCCGTTCAAATACAAGTGGGCGTGGGAGAAGTACCTCTCCGGTTGCGCGAACCACTGGATGCCGCAAGAAATCAACATGTCGCGCGACATCGCTCTGTGGAAAGACCCGAACGGTCTGACTGAAGACGAGCGCCGCGTCGTCAAGCGCAACCTCGGCTTCTTCGTGACGGCCGACTCGCTCGCTGCGAACAACATCGTTCTCGGCACGTACCGCCACATCACGGCGCCCGAATGCCGCCAGTTCCTGCTGCGCCAGGCGTTCGAAGAGGCGATCCACACGCACGCATACCAGTACATCGTCGAGTCGCTCGGTCTCGACGAGGGCGAAATCTTCAACGCGTATCACGAAGTCAAGTCGATCCGCGACAAAGACGAATTCCTGATTCCGTTCATCCACACGCTGACCGACCCGGCCTTCAAGACGGGTACGCTCGAGGCAGACCAGAAACTGCTCAAGTCGCTGATCGTGTTCGCGTGCGTGATGGAAGGGCTGTTCTTCTACGTCGGCTTTACGCAAATCCTGGCGCTCGGCCGCCAGAACAAGATGACGGGCGCGGCGGAACAGTACCAATACATCCTGCGTGACGAGTCGATGCACTGCAACTTCGGCATCGACCTGATCAACCAGATCAAACTCGAAAACCCGCATCTGTGGACGGCTGAGTTCCGCGCGGAGATCCGCGAAATCTTCAAGCATGCGGTCGACCTCGAATATCGCTACGCAGAAGACACGATGCCGCGCGGGGTGCTCGGCCTCAATGCGTCGATGTTCAAGAGCTATCTGCGCTTCATCTGCAACCGCCGTTGCCAGCAGATCGGTCTCGATCCGCTGTTCCCGAACGAGGAAAACCCGTTCCCGTGGATGAGCGAGATGATCGACCTGAAGAAGGAACGCAACTTCTTCGAGACGCGGGTTATCGAATATCAGACCGGTGGCGCGCTGTCCTGGGAATAA
- a CDS encoding histone H1-like DNA-binding protein, whose product MALAKKKPAAKKAAAKKVVAKKAAPAKKAAVKKVAVKKVAAKKVAVKKVAAKKAAPAKKAAAKKVATKKVAAKKVAVKKVAAKKAAPAKKAAAKKVAAKKVAVKKVAAKKAAPAKKAAAKKAAAKKAPAKKAAAKKAAPAKKAAAKKAAAPAQKAAPAKKAVAKKAAPAPAAPAASTAPAATVKTALNPAAAWPFPTGSRP is encoded by the coding sequence ATGGCACTCGCCAAGAAGAAACCGGCAGCCAAGAAGGCTGCAGCGAAGAAGGTCGTTGCGAAGAAGGCTGCTCCGGCGAAGAAGGCAGCGGTGAAGAAGGTTGCCGTGAAGAAGGTCGCTGCGAAGAAAGTCGCCGTGAAGAAGGTTGCTGCGAAGAAGGCAGCACCGGCGAAGAAGGCAGCTGCGAAGAAGGTCGCAACGAAGAAAGTTGCAGCGAAGAAAGTCGCCGTGAAGAAGGTTGCTGCGAAGAAGGCAGCACCGGCGAAGAAGGCTGCAGCGAAGAAGGTTGCAGCGAAGAAAGTCGCCGTGAAGAAGGTTGCTGCGAAGAAGGCAGCGCCGGCGAAGAAGGCTGCAGCGAAGAAGGCCGCTGCGAAGAAGGCGCCTGCGAAAAAGGCTGCCGCCAAAAAGGCTGCCCCTGCGAAGAAGGCTGCCGCGAAGAAGGCCGCTGCGCCTGCGCAGAAGGCTGCGCCTGCGAAGAAGGCTGTTGCGAAGAAGGCAGCACCTGCTCCGGCTGCGCCCGCTGCTTCGACGGCGCCTGCTGCTACGGTGAAGACGGCGCTGAACCCGGCCGCAGCATGGCCGTTCCCGACGGGCAGCCGTCCGTAA
- a CDS encoding glycine zipper 2TM domain-containing protein: MKTTSRTLSRLVLGAVIASSLAMTGCAYNSSSADVYTSSQAQREETVRMGVVDSVRAVKISSNNGQPSGIGAIGGGALGAVAGSAIGGGRGSILTGIVGGLAGAVAGNTIENSTAMRDGVEITVRLDNGDMRAITQSATGEIFRAGERVRLLSSGGVTRVTH; this comes from the coding sequence ATGAAAACAACGAGTCGTACGTTGAGTCGCCTGGTACTGGGCGCGGTGATCGCGAGTTCGCTCGCCATGACGGGCTGTGCGTACAACAGCAGTTCCGCTGATGTCTATACGTCGTCGCAGGCGCAGCGCGAAGAGACGGTGCGCATGGGCGTTGTCGACAGCGTGCGCGCGGTCAAGATCAGTTCGAACAATGGCCAGCCTAGCGGCATTGGGGCGATTGGTGGCGGTGCGCTTGGCGCGGTGGCGGGCAGCGCGATCGGTGGCGGGCGCGGGTCGATACTGACGGGTATTGTTGGCGGCCTGGCGGGCGCTGTCGCGGGTAATACGATCGAGAACAGCACGGCGATGCGAGATGGCGTCGAGATTACCGTGCGGCTCGATAATGGCGATATGCGCGCCATTACGCAAAGCGCGACGGGCGAGATTTTTCGCGCAGGCGAGCGGGTTCGACTGTTGTCGAGTGGTGGTGTGACTCGCGTTACGCATTGA